A DNA window from Gigantopelta aegis isolate Gae_Host chromosome 4, Gae_host_genome, whole genome shotgun sequence contains the following coding sequences:
- the LOC121371556 gene encoding uncharacterized protein LOC121371556 isoform X2 → MALKKVDSITVSTRFGNSQIELLMGDITKLALEDQVDIVMTSAFRGDYSDHHTSTLMGALSRNLGISVQHLSFDKEIDLRKHFSCWVSKPLLKKIPFGRLVCFERNMNSEAGTIAEQISLVFRAMMPICNNHDTTIITPLLATGMQNRSPPQILKAMVEGACQWIQAGLPLKCLKLVLFTNNDQIRVKDEDAVKMFTSLKDRWTTKQTEHITEVKKNDVFISYHEGDESFVNQILSCLKSLDSNLTIFSRQISYHKESVWQEEIFHEMTNSKRIIIVLTAGYVESAECLEQFNMALCCNRQQDKDIVFPFYLQTVSSLPAYMQLVQYVDCRERKDGDVTLTKIKNACNSLLTSEQDAATIQPSDTSDRLEKKPENENSTNQTYDVFISYSHKHESMAKHFLHLLEEKDSDLNVFYDRTDLKMGSRWQDTLYGGICSSKCIVALVTKTYFESTVCCEEYNVAAARFLAHNNMYFLPVCIADMESVPPEYGKIKMVDCRTDTEAKLEQIAEKSIKLSRKGITDSLFSEPSLKIKPYQVIAEYRKHTFEAKYDIKNGCVCRKEVLTKEVNSKAGDCDIVFSFSFQSLKFAAVFSKKMVTLLPDVKCIFLSEHRSQRLQLLDSAKYIVIFVSSQYSQSPQQMEELHLALCRQRAGANRKLVYLIQCRKSVDEPFYLQLLPYSVCLDDTLWKKTAISLVKNSYSAHHTVKMTRETIQGTYTCTLSEYLALSMVCLDIEENHLSSSTASQANIVSVIKMHLKNENVDQDSVTLSECFQDKPLTMARTATADELKTDKLWNDVLDESTSTKFTREEVEKKQMDNYVKTMQNDSDLSWDRLSELSNACHD, encoded by the exons ATGGCGCTGAAGAAGGTGGACAGTATAACCGTATCGACCCGGTTTGGAAACAGCCAGATTGAACTTCTCATGGGAGATATCACGAAGCTGGCGCTGGAAGACCAGGTGGATATTGTGATGACATCCGCTTTTAGAG GTGACTACAGCGACCACCATACCAGCACATTGATGGGTGCCTTGAGTCGAAATCTGGGAATCTCTGTTCAGCATCTGTCTTTTGATAAAGAAATTGATTTACGTAaacatttttcgtgctgggtgtcCAAGCCACTACTGAAAAAAATTCCATTCGGCAGACTTGTCTGTTTTGAAAG aaatATGAATAGTGAAGCTGGCACCATTGCAGAGCAAATCAGTTTGGTGTTTCGGGCAATGATGCCAATATGTAACAACCATGACACAACTATTATTACACCTCTACTGGCAACTGGCATGCAG aatcGGTCACCTCCCCAGATTCTGAAAGCAATGGTGGAGGGGGCGTGTCAGTGGATTCAAGCTGGGCTGCCCCTCAAGTGtttgaaattagttttgtttaccAACAATGATCAAATCCGTGTAAAGGATGAGGATGCTGTGAAGATGTTCACATCGTTGAAGGACAGATGGACAACTAAACAGACTGAG CACATTACAGAGGTGAAGAAGAATGATGTGTTTATCTCTTACCATGAGGGTGATGAGAGCTTTGTGAACCAGATATTGTCGTGTTTGAAGAGTCTCGACTCAAATCTGACCATCTTCAGTCGCCAGATTTCCTACCACAAAGAGTCCGTCTGGCAGGAGGAGATCTTTCATGAGATGACCAACTCAAAACG AATAATCATAGTTCTGACTGCGGGGTATGTTGAAAGTGCTGAGTGTTTGGAGCAGTTCAACATGGCGCTGTGCTGTAATCGACAACAAGACAAAGATATTGTCTTCCCGTTCTACTTACAAACCGTCAGCTCTCTCCCCGCCTACATGCAGCTCGTCCAGTATGTTGACTGCAG GGAACGTAAGGATGGTGACGTTACTTTGACAAAGATTAAGAATGCCTGCAATAGTCTTTTGACCAGTGAACAAGATGCTGCAACAATTCAGCCAAGTGATACCTCAGACAGACTGGAAAAGAAACCAGAAAATGAAAACTCGACTAATCAGACATACGATGTGTTTATCTCGTACTCACACAAACATGAGTCAATGGCTAAACACTTTCTTCATCTTCTTGAAGAAAAGGATTCAGATTTAAATGTCTTTTATGACAGAACAGATCTCAAAATGG GCAGCCGATGGCAGGACACTCTGTATGGCGGTATCTGCAGCTCCAAGTGTATAGTAGCCCTTGTCACCAAGACGTACTTTGAGTCCACTGTGTGTTGTGAGGAATACAACGTAGCAGCAGCCAGGTTTCTTGCTCAT AATAACATGTACTTCCTTCCTGTGTGTATTGCTGACATGGAGAGTGTTCCACCAGAGTATGGGAAAATTAAAATGGTTGACTGCAGGACAGATACCGAGGCCAAGCTGGAGCAGATTGCAGAGAAATCTATAAAACTGTCAAGAAAAGGAATCACAGACTCTCTGTTCTCTGAG CCATCACTGAAAATAAAACCCTATCAGGTAATTGCAGAGTACCGGAAACACACATTTGAGGCAAAATACGACATCAAAAATGGGTGTGTGTGTCGGAAGGAGGTACTTACAAAGGAAGTAAACAGCAAGGCAGGGGACTGTGACATCGTTTTCAGTTTCTCGTTCCAAAGCCTCAAGTTCGCTGCTGTTTTCAGTAAGAAGATGGTGACCCTGTTACCGGATGTGAAGTGTATATTCCTCAGCGAGCACCGATCTCAAAGGCTGCAGCTGCTGGACTCGGCCAAGTACATTGTGATATTTGTGTCCAGCCAGTACTCCCAGTCTCCACAACAGATGGAGGAGCTGCACCTGGCCTTGTGTCGGCAGAGAGCCGGGGCCAACAGGAAACTTGTTTACTTGATTCAGTGTCGGAAGTCCGTGGACGAACCTTTCTATTTGCAGCTTCTGCCATACTCTGTGTGTCTGGACGATACACTGTGGAAGAAAACAGCCATATCGTTGGTGAAGAATTCGTACTCTGCACATCACACTGTTAAGATGACAAGAGAAACCATTCAGGGGACTTACACGTGTACTCTGTCCGAATATCTCGCATTGAGCATGGTCTGTTTGgatattgaagaaaatcatCTCAG ttcaagCACAGCCAGCCAGGCCAATATTGTCAGTGTTATTAAAATGCACCTCAAAAATGAGAATGTTGATCAAGACAGTGTCACATTGTCAGAG TGTTTTCAAGATAAACCGCTGACGATGGCCAGAACAGCCACAGCTGACGAGTTGAAGACGGACAAGCTATGGAATGATGTCTTAGATGAATCTACCAGCACCAAGTTCACACGGGAAGAAGTCGAAAAAAAGCAAATGGATAATTA TGTTAAAACAATGCAAAATGACTCGGATCTGAGCTGGGATCGGCTGTCTGAGCTGTCGAATGCATGTCATGATTAA
- the LOC121371556 gene encoding uncharacterized protein LOC121371556 isoform X3, with the protein MNSEAGTIAEQISLVFRAMMPICNNHDTTIITPLLATGMQNRSPPQILKAMVEGACQWIQAGLPLKCLKLVLFTNNDQIRVKDEDAVKMFTSLKDRWTTKQTEHITEVKKNDVFISYHEGDESFVNQILSCLKSLDSNLTIFSRQISYHKESVWQEEIFHEMTNSKRIIIVLTAGYVESAECLEQFNMALCCNRQQDKDIVFPFYLQTVSSLPAYMQLVQYVDCRERKDGDVTLTKIKNACNSLLTSEQDAATIQPSDTSDRLEKKPENENSTNQTYDVFISYSHKHESMAKHFLHLLEEKDSDLNVFYDRTDLKMGSRWQDTLYGGICSSKCIVALVTKTYFESTVCCEEYNVAAARFLAHNNMYFLPVCIADMESVPPEYGKIKMVDCRTDTEAKLEQIAEKSIKLSRKGITDSLFSEPSLKIKPYQVIAEYRKHTFEAKYDIKNGCVCRKEVLTKEVNSKAGDCDIVFSFSFQSLKFAAVFSKKMVTLLPDVKCIFLSEHRSQRLQLLDSAKYIVIFVSSQYSQSPQQMEELHLALCRQRAGANRKLVYLIQCRKSVDEPFYLQLLPYSVCLDDTLWKKTAISLVKNSYSAHHTVKMTRETIQGTYTCTLSEYLALSMVCLDIEENHLSSSTASQANIVSVIKMHLKNENVDQDSVTLSECFQDKPLTMARTATADELKTDKLWNDVLDESTSTKFTREEVEKKQMDNYVKTMQNDSDLSWDRLSELSNACHDLNHDHHQYSLMLAGGQRARSSCCTIL; encoded by the exons ATGAATAGTGAAGCTGGCACCATTGCAGAGCAAATCAGTTTGGTGTTTCGGGCAATGATGCCAATATGTAACAACCATGACACAACTATTATTACACCTCTACTGGCAACTGGCATGCAG aatcGGTCACCTCCCCAGATTCTGAAAGCAATGGTGGAGGGGGCGTGTCAGTGGATTCAAGCTGGGCTGCCCCTCAAGTGtttgaaattagttttgtttaccAACAATGATCAAATCCGTGTAAAGGATGAGGATGCTGTGAAGATGTTCACATCGTTGAAGGACAGATGGACAACTAAACAGACTGAG CACATTACAGAGGTGAAGAAGAATGATGTGTTTATCTCTTACCATGAGGGTGATGAGAGCTTTGTGAACCAGATATTGTCGTGTTTGAAGAGTCTCGACTCAAATCTGACCATCTTCAGTCGCCAGATTTCCTACCACAAAGAGTCCGTCTGGCAGGAGGAGATCTTTCATGAGATGACCAACTCAAAACG AATAATCATAGTTCTGACTGCGGGGTATGTTGAAAGTGCTGAGTGTTTGGAGCAGTTCAACATGGCGCTGTGCTGTAATCGACAACAAGACAAAGATATTGTCTTCCCGTTCTACTTACAAACCGTCAGCTCTCTCCCCGCCTACATGCAGCTCGTCCAGTATGTTGACTGCAG GGAACGTAAGGATGGTGACGTTACTTTGACAAAGATTAAGAATGCCTGCAATAGTCTTTTGACCAGTGAACAAGATGCTGCAACAATTCAGCCAAGTGATACCTCAGACAGACTGGAAAAGAAACCAGAAAATGAAAACTCGACTAATCAGACATACGATGTGTTTATCTCGTACTCACACAAACATGAGTCAATGGCTAAACACTTTCTTCATCTTCTTGAAGAAAAGGATTCAGATTTAAATGTCTTTTATGACAGAACAGATCTCAAAATGG GCAGCCGATGGCAGGACACTCTGTATGGCGGTATCTGCAGCTCCAAGTGTATAGTAGCCCTTGTCACCAAGACGTACTTTGAGTCCACTGTGTGTTGTGAGGAATACAACGTAGCAGCAGCCAGGTTTCTTGCTCAT AATAACATGTACTTCCTTCCTGTGTGTATTGCTGACATGGAGAGTGTTCCACCAGAGTATGGGAAAATTAAAATGGTTGACTGCAGGACAGATACCGAGGCCAAGCTGGAGCAGATTGCAGAGAAATCTATAAAACTGTCAAGAAAAGGAATCACAGACTCTCTGTTCTCTGAG CCATCACTGAAAATAAAACCCTATCAGGTAATTGCAGAGTACCGGAAACACACATTTGAGGCAAAATACGACATCAAAAATGGGTGTGTGTGTCGGAAGGAGGTACTTACAAAGGAAGTAAACAGCAAGGCAGGGGACTGTGACATCGTTTTCAGTTTCTCGTTCCAAAGCCTCAAGTTCGCTGCTGTTTTCAGTAAGAAGATGGTGACCCTGTTACCGGATGTGAAGTGTATATTCCTCAGCGAGCACCGATCTCAAAGGCTGCAGCTGCTGGACTCGGCCAAGTACATTGTGATATTTGTGTCCAGCCAGTACTCCCAGTCTCCACAACAGATGGAGGAGCTGCACCTGGCCTTGTGTCGGCAGAGAGCCGGGGCCAACAGGAAACTTGTTTACTTGATTCAGTGTCGGAAGTCCGTGGACGAACCTTTCTATTTGCAGCTTCTGCCATACTCTGTGTGTCTGGACGATACACTGTGGAAGAAAACAGCCATATCGTTGGTGAAGAATTCGTACTCTGCACATCACACTGTTAAGATGACAAGAGAAACCATTCAGGGGACTTACACGTGTACTCTGTCCGAATATCTCGCATTGAGCATGGTCTGTTTGgatattgaagaaaatcatCTCAG ttcaagCACAGCCAGCCAGGCCAATATTGTCAGTGTTATTAAAATGCACCTCAAAAATGAGAATGTTGATCAAGACAGTGTCACATTGTCAGAG TGTTTTCAAGATAAACCGCTGACGATGGCCAGAACAGCCACAGCTGACGAGTTGAAGACGGACAAGCTATGGAATGATGTCTTAGATGAATCTACCAGCACCAAGTTCACACGGGAAGAAGTCGAAAAAAAGCAAATGGATAATTA TGTTAAAACAATGCAAAATGACTCGGATCTGAGCTGGGATCGGCTGTCTGAGCTGTCGAATGCATGTCATGATTTGAATCacgatcatcatcaatatagtTTGATGCTTGCTGGTGGACAGCGTGCCAGATCTTCTTGTTGCACTATTTTATAG
- the LOC121371556 gene encoding uncharacterized protein LOC121371556 isoform X1: protein MALKKVDSITVSTRFGNSQIELLMGDITKLALEDQVDIVMTSAFRGDYSDHHTSTLMGALSRNLGISVQHLSFDKEIDLRKHFSCWVSKPLLKKIPFGRLVCFERNMNSEAGTIAEQISLVFRAMMPICNNHDTTIITPLLATGMQNRSPPQILKAMVEGACQWIQAGLPLKCLKLVLFTNNDQIRVKDEDAVKMFTSLKDRWTTKQTEHITEVKKNDVFISYHEGDESFVNQILSCLKSLDSNLTIFSRQISYHKESVWQEEIFHEMTNSKRIIIVLTAGYVESAECLEQFNMALCCNRQQDKDIVFPFYLQTVSSLPAYMQLVQYVDCRERKDGDVTLTKIKNACNSLLTSEQDAATIQPSDTSDRLEKKPENENSTNQTYDVFISYSHKHESMAKHFLHLLEEKDSDLNVFYDRTDLKMGSRWQDTLYGGICSSKCIVALVTKTYFESTVCCEEYNVAAARFLAHNNMYFLPVCIADMESVPPEYGKIKMVDCRTDTEAKLEQIAEKSIKLSRKGITDSLFSEPSLKIKPYQVIAEYRKHTFEAKYDIKNGCVCRKEVLTKEVNSKAGDCDIVFSFSFQSLKFAAVFSKKMVTLLPDVKCIFLSEHRSQRLQLLDSAKYIVIFVSSQYSQSPQQMEELHLALCRQRAGANRKLVYLIQCRKSVDEPFYLQLLPYSVCLDDTLWKKTAISLVKNSYSAHHTVKMTRETIQGTYTCTLSEYLALSMVCLDIEENHLSSSTASQANIVSVIKMHLKNENVDQDSVTLSECFQDKPLTMARTATADELKTDKLWNDVLDESTSTKFTREEVEKKQMDNYVKTMQNDSDLSWDRLSELSNACHDLNHDHHQYSLMLAGGQRARSSCCTIL, encoded by the exons ATGGCGCTGAAGAAGGTGGACAGTATAACCGTATCGACCCGGTTTGGAAACAGCCAGATTGAACTTCTCATGGGAGATATCACGAAGCTGGCGCTGGAAGACCAGGTGGATATTGTGATGACATCCGCTTTTAGAG GTGACTACAGCGACCACCATACCAGCACATTGATGGGTGCCTTGAGTCGAAATCTGGGAATCTCTGTTCAGCATCTGTCTTTTGATAAAGAAATTGATTTACGTAaacatttttcgtgctgggtgtcCAAGCCACTACTGAAAAAAATTCCATTCGGCAGACTTGTCTGTTTTGAAAG aaatATGAATAGTGAAGCTGGCACCATTGCAGAGCAAATCAGTTTGGTGTTTCGGGCAATGATGCCAATATGTAACAACCATGACACAACTATTATTACACCTCTACTGGCAACTGGCATGCAG aatcGGTCACCTCCCCAGATTCTGAAAGCAATGGTGGAGGGGGCGTGTCAGTGGATTCAAGCTGGGCTGCCCCTCAAGTGtttgaaattagttttgtttaccAACAATGATCAAATCCGTGTAAAGGATGAGGATGCTGTGAAGATGTTCACATCGTTGAAGGACAGATGGACAACTAAACAGACTGAG CACATTACAGAGGTGAAGAAGAATGATGTGTTTATCTCTTACCATGAGGGTGATGAGAGCTTTGTGAACCAGATATTGTCGTGTTTGAAGAGTCTCGACTCAAATCTGACCATCTTCAGTCGCCAGATTTCCTACCACAAAGAGTCCGTCTGGCAGGAGGAGATCTTTCATGAGATGACCAACTCAAAACG AATAATCATAGTTCTGACTGCGGGGTATGTTGAAAGTGCTGAGTGTTTGGAGCAGTTCAACATGGCGCTGTGCTGTAATCGACAACAAGACAAAGATATTGTCTTCCCGTTCTACTTACAAACCGTCAGCTCTCTCCCCGCCTACATGCAGCTCGTCCAGTATGTTGACTGCAG GGAACGTAAGGATGGTGACGTTACTTTGACAAAGATTAAGAATGCCTGCAATAGTCTTTTGACCAGTGAACAAGATGCTGCAACAATTCAGCCAAGTGATACCTCAGACAGACTGGAAAAGAAACCAGAAAATGAAAACTCGACTAATCAGACATACGATGTGTTTATCTCGTACTCACACAAACATGAGTCAATGGCTAAACACTTTCTTCATCTTCTTGAAGAAAAGGATTCAGATTTAAATGTCTTTTATGACAGAACAGATCTCAAAATGG GCAGCCGATGGCAGGACACTCTGTATGGCGGTATCTGCAGCTCCAAGTGTATAGTAGCCCTTGTCACCAAGACGTACTTTGAGTCCACTGTGTGTTGTGAGGAATACAACGTAGCAGCAGCCAGGTTTCTTGCTCAT AATAACATGTACTTCCTTCCTGTGTGTATTGCTGACATGGAGAGTGTTCCACCAGAGTATGGGAAAATTAAAATGGTTGACTGCAGGACAGATACCGAGGCCAAGCTGGAGCAGATTGCAGAGAAATCTATAAAACTGTCAAGAAAAGGAATCACAGACTCTCTGTTCTCTGAG CCATCACTGAAAATAAAACCCTATCAGGTAATTGCAGAGTACCGGAAACACACATTTGAGGCAAAATACGACATCAAAAATGGGTGTGTGTGTCGGAAGGAGGTACTTACAAAGGAAGTAAACAGCAAGGCAGGGGACTGTGACATCGTTTTCAGTTTCTCGTTCCAAAGCCTCAAGTTCGCTGCTGTTTTCAGTAAGAAGATGGTGACCCTGTTACCGGATGTGAAGTGTATATTCCTCAGCGAGCACCGATCTCAAAGGCTGCAGCTGCTGGACTCGGCCAAGTACATTGTGATATTTGTGTCCAGCCAGTACTCCCAGTCTCCACAACAGATGGAGGAGCTGCACCTGGCCTTGTGTCGGCAGAGAGCCGGGGCCAACAGGAAACTTGTTTACTTGATTCAGTGTCGGAAGTCCGTGGACGAACCTTTCTATTTGCAGCTTCTGCCATACTCTGTGTGTCTGGACGATACACTGTGGAAGAAAACAGCCATATCGTTGGTGAAGAATTCGTACTCTGCACATCACACTGTTAAGATGACAAGAGAAACCATTCAGGGGACTTACACGTGTACTCTGTCCGAATATCTCGCATTGAGCATGGTCTGTTTGgatattgaagaaaatcatCTCAG ttcaagCACAGCCAGCCAGGCCAATATTGTCAGTGTTATTAAAATGCACCTCAAAAATGAGAATGTTGATCAAGACAGTGTCACATTGTCAGAG TGTTTTCAAGATAAACCGCTGACGATGGCCAGAACAGCCACAGCTGACGAGTTGAAGACGGACAAGCTATGGAATGATGTCTTAGATGAATCTACCAGCACCAAGTTCACACGGGAAGAAGTCGAAAAAAAGCAAATGGATAATTA TGTTAAAACAATGCAAAATGACTCGGATCTGAGCTGGGATCGGCTGTCTGAGCTGTCGAATGCATGTCATGATTTGAATCacgatcatcatcaatatagtTTGATGCTTGCTGGTGGACAGCGTGCCAGATCTTCTTGTTGCACTATTTTATAG
- the LOC121371558 gene encoding 26S proteasome regulatory subunit 6B produces the protein MEEIGIIIPEREDSQVVDTRPGTATGIAHVDPLQIDVEDLYAKYKKLQRQLEFLEVQEEYIKDEQKNLKKEYLHAQEEVKRIQSVPLVIGQFLEAVDQNTGIVGSTTGSNYYVRILSTIDRELLKPSASVALHKHSNALVDVLPPEADSSISMLQADEKPEVCYADIGGMDIQKQEVREAVELPLTHFELYKQIGIDPPRGVLLFGPPGCGKTMLAKAVAHHTTAAFIRVVGSEFVQKYLGEGPRMVRDVFRLAKENAPAIIFIDEIDAIATKRFDAQTGADREVQRILLELLNQMDGFDQTVNVKVIMATNRADTLDPALLRPGRLDRKIEFPIPDRRQKRLIFSTITGKMNLSEEVDMEDYIARPDKISGADINAICQEAGMQAVRENRYVVLAKDFEKGYKNNIKKDETEHEFYK, from the exons AGACAGCCAGGTGGTGGACACCAGACCCGGCACGGCAACAGGCATAGCTCACGTCGATCCTCTCCAGATAGACGTCGAAGATCTATATGCCAAATACAAG AAATTACAGCGTCAGCTAGAGTTCCTAGAGGTTCAAGAAGAGTACATCAAGGATGAGCAGAAGAACTTGAAGAAGGAGTACCTACATGCCCAGGAAGAGGTGAAGCGGATCCAAAGTGTCCCGCTGGTGATCGGCCAGTTCCTGGAGGCTGTCGATCAAAACACCGGCATCGTCGGATCAACTACTG GTTCTAACTACTATGTGAGAATATTGTCAACGATTGATCGTGAACTTCTGAAGCCGTCGGCTAGTGTGGCTTTACACAAACACAGCAATGCTCTCGTTGATGTGCTGCCCCCAGAAGCAGACAGCAGTATCAGCATGTTGCAAGCAG ATGAGAAACCCGAGGTTTGCTATGCTGATATTGGTGGCATGGATATTCAGAAACAGGAGGTTAGAGAAGCTGTGGAACTGCCTCTGACGCACTTTGAGCTGTACAAGCAGATAGGAATTGACCCACCACggggtgttttgttgtttgggcCACCTGGATGTGGCAAAACTATGTTAGCTAAAGCAGTTGCACATCACACAACAG CTGCCTTTATTCGTGTTGTTGGATCGGAGTTTGTACAAAAGTACCTTGGTGAAGGACCTAGAATGGTTAGAGATGTGTTTAGATTAGCAAAGGAGAACGCACCTGCAATTATATTTATTGATGAAATAGATGCCATAGCAACGAAACGATTTGATGCTCAAACAGGAG CTGACAGAGAAGTTCAAAGAATTTTACTGGAACTTTTAAATCAGATGGACGGGTTTGACCAAACAGTCAATGTCAAG GTTATCATGGCAACCAACAGAGCCGACACTCTAGATCCTGCTTTACTACGACCCGGAAGACTAGACAGAAAAATAGAGTTTCCGATTCCCGACCGGCGACAGAAGCGACTGATATTCTCCACCATCACTGGCAAGATGAACCTCAGTGAGGAGGTGGATATGGAGGACTATATCGCGCGCCCCGATAAAATCAGTGGAGCTGACATCAACGCCATCTGTCAAGAA GCTGGTATGCAGGCAGTACGTGAGAACCGTTATGTGGTGCTTGCTAAAGACTTTGAAAAAGGATACAAGAACAACATTAAGAAAGATGAAACTGAGCACGAGTTCTACAAGTGA